The following proteins are encoded in a genomic region of Halopelagius longus:
- a CDS encoding DUF624 domain-containing protein yields the protein MTAAEFDGRDPLHATIQSTGRFVWANLVSVVLISVGWFFASLPVVTVGPATVGAYRAVLSLREDDGDGIDGDAVWTTVREQFVHATLIGLVPLAILAIAATYGVTYLTTGTLVSGLLALVGVYTAAYICLVWVPTFVGLAEGETVADAVTAGYRWTARHAVGAVALAVVTVVLFVVSSLLTVALALLFAGVAFAFHVEFVTAVSEIDRLDGQTVET from the coding sequence ATGACCGCGGCGGAGTTCGACGGGCGCGACCCCCTGCACGCGACGATACAGTCGACGGGGCGGTTCGTCTGGGCCAACCTGGTCTCGGTGGTCCTCATCAGTGTCGGGTGGTTCTTCGCGTCGCTTCCGGTCGTCACCGTCGGGCCCGCGACGGTGGGGGCCTACCGCGCGGTACTGTCGCTCCGCGAGGACGACGGCGACGGCATCGACGGAGACGCGGTGTGGACGACCGTTCGCGAGCAGTTCGTCCACGCGACGCTCATCGGTCTCGTCCCCCTCGCGATACTCGCCATCGCGGCGACGTACGGCGTCACCTACCTCACGACGGGAACGCTCGTCTCGGGGCTACTGGCGCTGGTCGGCGTCTACACCGCAGCGTACATCTGTCTCGTGTGGGTGCCGACCTTCGTCGGCTTGGCGGAGGGCGAGACCGTCGCCGACGCGGTGACGGCGGGCTACCGATGGACCGCCCGCCACGCCGTCGGCGCAGTGGCGCTGGCCGTGGTGACGGTCGTGCTGTTCGTCGTGTCGTCGCTCCTGACGGTCGCGCTGGCGCTTCTGTTCGCCGGCGTGGCCTTCGCGTTCCACGTCGAGTTCGTCACCGCCGTCTCGGAGATCGACCGACTGGACGGACAGACAGTAGAGACATGA
- a CDS encoding carbohydrate ABC transporter permease: protein MSTESSGLLDDVSLSEQGLRSIAVHVVLYGMAVLFLLPYWWMFTTSLKPREQIYSSVPHLFPSEITFEAYRLLLSDSQIVQWTVNTIILATLTTVTVLIIDSMIAYSLTRLEWPGRNVVFTVIVASFLVPGIVNLVPVFLIVAELGLVNNLFGVVLPSVANPLGVFMLYQFFRDIPEELEEAARLDGFSRLRIFTHIILPLMRSALAALGLFIFIWTWNAFLWPLVILQDSSLYTLPIGLVTLQDNMGIANPGIVMASAVIASLPLLLVFLLLQRHLIKAVEAQGTVK, encoded by the coding sequence CGGTCGATCGCCGTCCACGTCGTGCTGTACGGAATGGCCGTCCTGTTTCTCCTTCCGTACTGGTGGATGTTCACGACGTCGCTCAAGCCGCGCGAGCAGATCTACTCGTCCGTTCCGCACCTGTTCCCCAGCGAGATCACGTTCGAGGCGTATCGGCTCCTCCTCTCGGACTCCCAGATCGTCCAGTGGACGGTGAACACGATCATCCTCGCGACTCTCACCACCGTCACGGTGCTGATCATCGACTCGATGATCGCCTACTCGCTGACGCGCTTGGAGTGGCCGGGACGGAACGTCGTCTTCACGGTCATCGTGGCCTCGTTCCTCGTTCCGGGTATCGTCAACCTCGTGCCGGTGTTCCTGATCGTCGCCGAACTCGGACTGGTGAACAACCTGTTCGGCGTCGTGTTACCGAGCGTCGCCAACCCGCTGGGCGTGTTCATGCTGTATCAGTTCTTCCGGGACATCCCGGAGGAGTTGGAGGAGGCCGCACGCCTCGACGGCTTCTCGCGGTTGCGCATCTTCACGCACATCATCCTGCCGCTGATGCGCTCTGCGCTCGCGGCCCTCGGGCTGTTCATCTTCATCTGGACGTGGAACGCGTTCCTGTGGCCGTTGGTCATCCTGCAGGACAGCAGCCTCTACACGCTCCCGATCGGGCTTGTGACTCTGCAGGACAACATGGGAATCGCCAACCCCGGTATCGTGATGGCCTCCGCGGTGATCGCGTCGCTTCCGCTGCTGTTGGTGTTCCTGCTGCTGCAACGGCATCTGATCAAGGCGGTCGAAGCGCAGGGGACGGTCAAATGA